One Cuculus canorus isolate bCucCan1 chromosome 2, bCucCan1.pri, whole genome shotgun sequence genomic region harbors:
- the GCNT2 gene encoding N-acetyllactosaminide beta-1,6-N-acetylglucosaminyl-transferase isoform X1, whose protein sequence is MNALRSCFFAALILSVSLSFIFYATNLFAQKSLMRLNFSETSTLAKACKALIEDKVSFVKENALKISFRESSCRDYITLNHYITRALSAEEAAFPVAYVMTLHKEFETFERLFRAVYMPQNIYCIHIDAKAPAPFQQAVQRLVGCFPNAFLASRMERVVYGGASRLRADLHCMRDLLASAAPWHYLLNTCGQDFPLKTNWEIVRWLKSLRGKNVTPGVLPPPYVTARTKYVHREQIYSLFSFMLWTFVHKAPPPHNMTIYFGSAYVALTRPFVEFVLQDQRANDLLAWSEDTYSPDEHFWVTLNRIPGVPGSMPNASWEGDLKAVKWIDMEDNHGGCHGHYVRGICVYGTGDLKWLFNSTCMFANKFELRTYPLTVECLELRHRQRTLSQSKVQVEPNWYF, encoded by the exons ATGAATGCACTCAGATCTTGCTTCTTCGCTGCTCTGATTCTCAGTGTTTcactttcattcattttctacGCCACTAATTTGTTTGCACAAAAATCTCTTATGAGGCTGAACTTCTCAGAGACTTCAACTTTAGCAAAAGCCTGTAAAGCTCTTATTGAAGATAAGGTTTCCTTTGTGAAGGAAAACGctttaaaaatatccttcaGAGAATCTAGTTGCAGGGACTACATCACACTGAACCACTACATCACCCGTGCTCTCTCGGCTGAAGAAGCTGCCTTCCCTGTCGCCTATGTCATGACCCTGCACAAGGAGTTTGAAACCTTTGAGCGGCTCTTCAGGGCAGTGTACATGCCCCAAAACATCTATTGCATCCACATAGATGCCAAAGCACCGGCCCCTTTCCAGCAGGCGGTGCAGCGCCTGGTAGGCTGCTTCCCCAATGCCTTCCTTGCCTCCCGGATGGAGCGGGTGGTCTATGGTGGTGCCTCCCGCCTGAGGGCTGACCTTCACTGCATGAGAGACCTGCTGGCCTCAGCCGCACCCTGGCACTACCTGCTCAACACCTGTGGCCAGGACTTCCCCTTGAAGACCAACTGGGAGATTGTCCGGTGGCTGAAGAGCCTCAGGGGGAAGAATGTCACCCCAGGGGTGCTGCCACCCCCCTATGTCACTGCACGCACCAAATATGTGCACAGGGAGCAAATatactctttattttctttcatgctgtGGACATTTGTGCACAAGGCACCCCCACCGCACAACATGACCATCTACTTTGGCTCTGCATATGTGGCCCTCACCCGGCCCTTCGTGGAGTTCGTACTGCAGGACCAGCGTGCCAATGATCTGCTGGCCTGGTCTGAGGACACCTACAGCCCTGATGAACACTTCTGGGTGACGCTCAACAGGATCCCAG GTGTCCCAGGCTCCATGCCCAACGCATCATGGGAAGGTGACCTGAAAGCAGTGAAATGGATTGATATGGAAGATAACCATGGAGGTTGTCATG gCCATTACGTCAGAGGCATTTGTGTTTATGGAACAGGTGACCTCAAGTGGCTTTTTAACTCCACCTGTATGTTTGCAAATAAGTTTGAGCTCAGAACATACCCGCTGACTGTGGAGTGCCTGGAGCTGAGACATCGTCAGAGAACCTTATCCCAGAGTAAGGTTCAGGTGGAACCCAACTGGTATTTTTAG
- the GCNT2 gene encoding N-acetyllactosaminide beta-1,6-N-acetylglucosaminyl-transferase isoform X2, translating to MNALRSCFFAALILSVSLSFIFYATNLFAQKSLMRLNFSETSTLAKACKALIEDKVSFVKENALKISFRESSCRDYITLNHYITRALSAEEAAFPVAYVMTLHKEFETFERLFRAVYMPQNIYCIHIDAKAPAPFQQAVQRLVGCFPNAFLASRMERVVYGGASRLRADLHCMRDLLASAAPWHYLLNTCGQDFPLKTNWEIVRWLKSLRGKNVTPGVLPPPYVTARTKYVHREQIYSLFSFMLWTFVHKAPPPHNMTIYFGSAYVALTRPFVEFVLQDQRANDLLAWSEDTYSPDEHFWVTLNRIPGVPGSMPNASWEGDLKAVKWIDMEDNHGGCHGIYIH from the exons ATGAATGCACTCAGATCTTGCTTCTTCGCTGCTCTGATTCTCAGTGTTTcactttcattcattttctacGCCACTAATTTGTTTGCACAAAAATCTCTTATGAGGCTGAACTTCTCAGAGACTTCAACTTTAGCAAAAGCCTGTAAAGCTCTTATTGAAGATAAGGTTTCCTTTGTGAAGGAAAACGctttaaaaatatccttcaGAGAATCTAGTTGCAGGGACTACATCACACTGAACCACTACATCACCCGTGCTCTCTCGGCTGAAGAAGCTGCCTTCCCTGTCGCCTATGTCATGACCCTGCACAAGGAGTTTGAAACCTTTGAGCGGCTCTTCAGGGCAGTGTACATGCCCCAAAACATCTATTGCATCCACATAGATGCCAAAGCACCGGCCCCTTTCCAGCAGGCGGTGCAGCGCCTGGTAGGCTGCTTCCCCAATGCCTTCCTTGCCTCCCGGATGGAGCGGGTGGTCTATGGTGGTGCCTCCCGCCTGAGGGCTGACCTTCACTGCATGAGAGACCTGCTGGCCTCAGCCGCACCCTGGCACTACCTGCTCAACACCTGTGGCCAGGACTTCCCCTTGAAGACCAACTGGGAGATTGTCCGGTGGCTGAAGAGCCTCAGGGGGAAGAATGTCACCCCAGGGGTGCTGCCACCCCCCTATGTCACTGCACGCACCAAATATGTGCACAGGGAGCAAATatactctttattttctttcatgctgtGGACATTTGTGCACAAGGCACCCCCACCGCACAACATGACCATCTACTTTGGCTCTGCATATGTGGCCCTCACCCGGCCCTTCGTGGAGTTCGTACTGCAGGACCAGCGTGCCAATGATCTGCTGGCCTGGTCTGAGGACACCTACAGCCCTGATGAACACTTCTGGGTGACGCTCAACAGGATCCCAG GTGTCCCAGGCTCCATGCCCAACGCATCATGGGAAGGTGACCTGAAAGCAGTGAAATGGATTGATATGGAAGATAACCATGGAGGTTGTCATG gtatttatatacattga